From the genome of Deferribacteraceae bacterium V6Fe1:
CCGGTAGCATCCCCTACAACGTAAATATTTTTGTTGGTTGTTCTAAGTTCGGAGTCCAAAACAGGTCTGTCGTCTTCACACTTTACCCCGATAGTTTCAAGATTTAACTTTTCAAGGTTAGGTTTTCGTCCAATAGCCACAAAAACAGCTTCAGACTCAATCTTTTCATCCCCTTCAGTAAACAAAATTGTTTTATTCCCTATCTTCTCAATATTATGCACATTCTTATTATAAAAAATCTTTATCCCATCTTTTTTGAATGAATCTTCCAAACGTTTTACGATTTGTTCATCAAAGCTTTTCAAAAGTCGGCTGTCCTTTTCTATAATTTTAACTTCACAACCAAGTCGTTTGAAAAATGTGGCATATTCGCATCCAATAAAACCGCCACCTAAAATAGCAATGGACTTAGGTATCTCTTCAAGATTAAATATGTTTGAGGCATAGTACATCTTACTGCAATTAATGTTTTTTAATGTTTTTTCCACAGAGCCTGTAGCTATAACTGCTTTGTGAAATTTGATCTCTTTTTTCTCTCCATTAAAGTTAAATTCCACCTTATTTTCGCCGGTAAAAAATGCCTTCCCTTCAATTAACTTAACATTAGCCTCTTCCAAGTCTTCCTTATAAGATTTTATCAGTTTGTTTCTGATTGCATCTATATTCTTTTTAACCTTCTTAAAGTCTATGTCATAATCTTTCTCATTTTTTGTGTTTAAAATTGGCAATACTCTCTCTTTAAAGCTGTGAAAAAGATAGCTTTGATAAAGAAAAGCATTTGAAACAACGCTGCCAGAATATGAATAGTTACCCCCCGGCTTTTCATCTACAAGGTAAACATCATAACCTTTTCCTGAGAGTGAAAGAGCAGTGCTGACCCCTGCTGGGCCAGCACCTATGATTACAATATTTTTTTGAGCCATTTTATGTTATGCACCCAGTTTCCCGGCCAAACTCTTTATTTCATCAGCCTTATTCGTCTTTTCCCAAGGGAAAATTTCTCTGCCAAAATGTCCATATGCAGCAGTTTGTTTATAAATAGGCCTTCTCAAATCAAGTGCATCCATAATCCCTTTTGGTGTAAGATCAAATAATTGCTTTACAATTTTCTCAATTTCAACATCTGGAATTATAGCGGTATCAAAAGTATTTACCAATATAGATACAGGACGGGCGACACCTATAGCATACGCAAGCTGAATCTCACATCTTTTTGCAATACCTGAAGCTACTATATTTTTTGCTACCCACCTTGCAGCATAAGCTGCACTTCTATCAACCTTTGATGGATCTTTTCCACTGAAACATCCGCCTCCATGCCTTCCACTTCCGCCGTAAGTATCAACGATTATCTTCCTCCCGGTAAGACCACAATCCCCCATAGGACCACCTATTACGAAACGTCCAGTGGGATTTATATGATAAGTAATATTTTCTGCATCTAACAAATGTGAAGGGATTACCTCCTTTATAACCTTTTCAATCACATCTTCTTTAAGGTCTTTCAACTTAACATCAGGAGAGTGTTGA
Proteins encoded in this window:
- a CDS encoding NAD(P)/FAD-dependent oxidoreductase is translated as MAQKNIVIIGAGPAGVSTALSLSGKGYDVYLVDEKPGGNYSYSGSVVSNAFLYQSYLFHSFKERVLPILNTKNEKDYDIDFKKVKKNIDAIRNKLIKSYKEDLEEANVKLIEGKAFFTGENKVEFNFNGEKKEIKFHKAVIATGSVEKTLKNINCSKMYYASNIFNLEEIPKSIAILGGGFIGCEYATFFKRLGCEVKIIEKDSRLLKSFDEQIVKRLEDSFKKDGIKIFYNKNVHNIEKIGNKTILFTEGDEKIESEAVFVAIGRKPNLEKLNLETIGVKCEDDRPVLDSELRTTNKNIYVVGDATGGDMLVNWAHLSSEIVSSSILNRPIYKNTNILPKVAYLDPEIASVGYTDEEASAVGFDPASLKYTYSNLEKSLIMGYSKGFAKIIYDKNLKRVLGAHIIGKGAAELISMFTMIIQAEIKIDQISEFIFNHPTFAEVLTEIGSKAKSKN
- a CDS encoding methionine adenosyltransferase, with translation MSERKFVFTSESVTEGHPDKVADQISDAILDAMLKDDPYSRVACETMVTTGLAIVAGEVTTRTYVDIPELVRETVKEIGYTRAKYGFDYETCGVITTIDKQSPDIAMGVDTGGAGDQGLMFGFACDETEELMPLPIMLAHKICMKLAEVRKKDILPYLRPDGKSQVTIEYEGNKPLRVDTVVVSTQHSPDVKLKDLKEDVIEKVIKEVIPSHLLDAENITYHINPTGRFVIGGPMGDCGLTGRKIIVDTYGGSGRHGGGCFSGKDPSKVDRSAAYAARWVAKNIVASGIAKRCEIQLAYAIGVARPVSILVNTFDTAIIPDVEIEKIVKQLFDLTPKGIMDALDLRRPIYKQTAAYGHFGREIFPWEKTNKADEIKSLAGKLGA